A DNA window from Salvelinus sp. IW2-2015 linkage group LG4q.1:29, ASM291031v2, whole genome shotgun sequence contains the following coding sequences:
- the LOC111961231 gene encoding protein phosphatase 1 regulatory subunit 12C isoform X4 → MGDTAKDKRQEQLKRWSGSSTDREPAVPRRRWRGDVEDAGCSEAVNNAVSKDHSQDVEGSGSTTGEANSLLLKRRRRVRFDTAAEFLAACASGDTDEAQEMLKDAKESEGKNGDYQGEVVNCANADGITALHQACIDGSMEVMVFLLAQGANINQVDSEGWTPLHVAATCGNLEITDFLLQQGASLTAVNCDGDVPLDIAEDEATESLLHQYTVRQGVDVEAAKRVEEEQIMKDARAWLTEGPPSELRHPKTGATPLHVAAAKGYLEAIKLLCQCGLDVSEMDCDGWTPLHAASHWGQGDACRILAEQLCDMEVCSNGGQTPFDVADESVVSLLEELSQKQANWRNEQSIMDRQNPAGSTAAKADSKRRRTSVCRMSSREKMNVQDQSKERRSEGLELSEERESSPEGSTLSSPDTGSVTSTVSPAEKTPEEKDVEERDQDRASRTARVQPTPQRKDPLADSPNNTNPDRRKFQAPVRDEESESQRKARSRLMRQSRRSTQGVTLTDLKEAEKSVAKPADPPPSNILHVSPIVTITPAERDTDPVKEVGSEGETRLGVRDRRKGRRERRSTGVVQLGNEHLDAMDEAQQDENHRHSSPSEPQLGDSSPDYKMLYRSVLQENGLLKDELQETALLLSQSKVELERLRQSQESSTERPALLELARFEKRALQRKAVELEDELKVLVDLRADNQRLKDENAALIRVISKLSK, encoded by the exons ATGGGGGACACAGCAAAGGATAAACGGCAAGAACAATTGAAGCGCTGGTCCGGTTCTAGCACCGACAGAGAACCGGCTGTGCCCAGGCGAAGGTGGCGGGGCGATGTCGAGGATGCAGGCTGCTCGGAGGCCGTAAACAACGCCGTTTCAAAGGACCATTCTCAGGATGTGGAGGGAAGCGGATCGACCACCGGGGAAGCCAATAGTCTTCTACTCAAACGAAG GAGGCGAGTGCGGTTTGATACTGCTGCAGAGTTCCTGGCAGCTTGTGCCAGTGGTGACACAGATGAGGCCCAAGAGATGCTGAAAGATGCAAAAGAGTCAGAAGGCAAGAATGGAGACTATCagggagaggttgtgaattgtgcCAATGCTGACGGAATCACAGCTCTTCACCAG GCTTGTATAGATGGCAGCATGGAGGTGATGGTCTTTCTCCTGGCTCAGGGTGCCAACATAAACCAGGTGGACAGTGAGGGCTGGACTCCGCTGCATGTGGCAGCCACCTGTGGGAACCTGGAGATCACTGA TTTCCTTTTGCAGCAGGGTGCGTCTCTCACTGCTGTGAACTGCGATGGCGACGTCCCCCTAGATATAGCTGAAGACGAGGCCACTGAGTCKCTCCTRCACCAATACACAGTGAGACAAG GTGTGGACGTGGAGGCAGCTAAGCGGGTGGAGGAGGAGCAGATCATGAAAGACGCCAGAGCCTGGCTGACAGAGGGGCCTCCCTCAGAACTACGGCACCCCAAAACTGGGGCCACTCCCCTGCACGTGGCTGCAGCCAAGGGCTACCTAGAAGCCATCAA ACTGCTATGCCAGTGTGGTCTGGACGTGTCAGAGATGGACTGTGATGGCTGGACGCCTCTCCACGCAGCGTCACACTGGGGGCAGGGAGATGCCTGCAGGATACTGGCTGAACAGCTCTGCGACATGGAGGTTTGCAGCAAtggg GGTCAGACTCCGTTTGATGTCGCTGATGAGAGTGTTGTGTCACTGCTGGAGGAGCTGTCACAGAAACAAGCCAAT TGGCGTAATGAGCAGTCCATCATGGACAGACAGAACCCTGCAGGCTCTACTGCTGCAAAAGCTGATAGCAAACGACGGAG gacctCCGTGTGCAGGATGAGCAGTAGGGAGAAGATGAACGTGCAGGACCAGTCTAAAGAGAGGAGGTCTGAAGGCCTGGAGctcagcgaggagagagagagcagccctg AAGGCTCCACTCTATCCAGTCCAGACACAGGGAGTGTCACCTCCACCGTCAGCCCTGCTGAAAAG ACTCCAGAGGAGAAGGATGTGGAGGAGCGGGACCAGGACAGAGCCAGTCGTACAGCCCGGGTCCAGCCCACCCCCCAGAGGAAAGACCCCCTGGCTGATAGTCCCAACAACACCAACCCAGACAGACGGAA GTTCCAGGCCCCTGTAAGAGACGAGGAGTCTGAGTCTCAGAGGAAAGCACGATCACGCCTCATGCGCCAGTCTCGCCGCTCCACACAG GGTGTGACGCTCACTGACTTGAAGGAGGCAGAGAAGAGCGTAGCCAAGCCAGCTGATCCACCGCCTAGCAACATCCTGCATGTCAGCCCTATAGTCACCATAACACCTGCTGAGAGAG ACACTGACCCAGTGAAGGAGGTCGGGTCCGAGGGAGAGACGCGGCTAGGAGTGAGGGACCGacggaagggaaggagagagagacgctcCACCGGGGTGGTTCAGCTAGGG aatGAACATTTGGATGCAATGGATGAAGCCCAACAGGATGAAAACCACCGTCATAGTTCACCCAG TGAGCCTCAGTTGGGAGATTCCTCACCAGACTACAAAATG CTGTACAGGTCGGTGCTGCAGGAGAACGGCCTGCTCAAAGACGAGCTGCAGGAGACGGCGTTGCTGCTCAGCCAGAGCAAAGTGGAGCTGGAGAGACTCCGACAG AGTCAAGAGAGCAGCACAGAGAGGCCGGCCTTGCTGGAACTGGCGAGATTT GAGAAGAGAGCACTCCAGagaaaagcagtggaactggagGATGAGCTGAAG GTGCTGGTGGATCTCCGAGCAGACAACCAGAGGCTAAAGGACGAGAATGCCGCTCTCAtccgtgtcatcagcaaactttcCAAATGA
- the LOC111961231 gene encoding protein phosphatase 1 regulatory subunit 12C isoform X2: protein MGDTAKDKRQEQLKRWSGSSTDREPAVPRRRWRGDVEDAGCSEAVNNAVSKDHSQDVEGSGSTTGEANSLLLKRRRRVRFDTAAEFLAACASGDTDEAQEMLKDAKESEGKNGDYQGEVVNCANADGITALHQACIDGSMEVMVFLLAQGANINQVDSEGWTPLHVAATCGNLEITDFLLQQGASLTAVNCDGDVPLDIAEDEATESLLHQYTVRQGVDVEAAKRVEEEQIMKDARAWLTEGPPSELRHPKTGATPLHVAAAKGYLEAIKLLCQCGLDVSEMDCDGWTPLHAASHWGQGDACRILAEQLCDMEVCSNGGQTPFDVADESVVSLLEELSQKQANWRNEQSIMDRQNPAGSTAAKADSKRRRTSVCRMSSREKMNVQDQSKERRSEGLELSEERESSPEGSTLSSPDTGSVTSTVSPAEKQTPEEKDVEERDQDRASRTARVQPTPQRKDPLADSPNNTNPDRRKFQAPVRDEESESQRKARSRLMRQSRRSTQGVTLTDLKEAEKSVAKPADPPPSNILHVSPIVTITPAERDTDPVKEVGSEGETRLGVRDRRKGRRERRSTGVVQLGNEHLDAMDEAQQDENHRHSSPSEPQLGDSSPDYKMLYRSVLQENGLLKDELQETALLLSQSKVELERLRQSQESSTERPALLELARFEKRALQRKAVELEDELKVLVDLRADNQRLKDENAALIRVISKLSK from the exons ATGGGGGACACAGCAAAGGATAAACGGCAAGAACAATTGAAGCGCTGGTCCGGTTCTAGCACCGACAGAGAACCGGCTGTGCCCAGGCGAAGGTGGCGGGGCGATGTCGAGGATGCAGGCTGCTCGGAGGCCGTAAACAACGCCGTTTCAAAGGACCATTCTCAGGATGTGGAGGGAAGCGGATCGACCACCGGGGAAGCCAATAGTCTTCTACTCAAACGAAG GAGGCGAGTGCGGTTTGATACTGCTGCAGAGTTCCTGGCAGCTTGTGCCAGTGGTGACACAGATGAGGCCCAAGAGATGCTGAAAGATGCAAAAGAGTCAGAAGGCAAGAATGGAGACTATCagggagaggttgtgaattgtgcCAATGCTGACGGAATCACAGCTCTTCACCAG GCTTGTATAGATGGCAGCATGGAGGTGATGGTCTTTCTCCTGGCTCAGGGTGCCAACATAAACCAGGTGGACAGTGAGGGCTGGACTCCGCTGCATGTGGCAGCCACCTGTGGGAACCTGGAGATCACTGA TTTCCTTTTGCAGCAGGGTGCGTCTCTCACTGCTGTGAACTGCGATGGCGACGTCCCCCTAGATATAGCTGAAGACGAGGCCACTGAGTCKCTCCTRCACCAATACACAGTGAGACAAG GTGTGGACGTGGAGGCAGCTAAGCGGGTGGAGGAGGAGCAGATCATGAAAGACGCCAGAGCCTGGCTGACAGAGGGGCCTCCCTCAGAACTACGGCACCCCAAAACTGGGGCCACTCCCCTGCACGTGGCTGCAGCCAAGGGCTACCTAGAAGCCATCAA ACTGCTATGCCAGTGTGGTCTGGACGTGTCAGAGATGGACTGTGATGGCTGGACGCCTCTCCACGCAGCGTCACACTGGGGGCAGGGAGATGCCTGCAGGATACTGGCTGAACAGCTCTGCGACATGGAGGTTTGCAGCAAtggg GGTCAGACTCCGTTTGATGTCGCTGATGAGAGTGTTGTGTCACTGCTGGAGGAGCTGTCACAGAAACAAGCCAAT TGGCGTAATGAGCAGTCCATCATGGACAGACAGAACCCTGCAGGCTCTACTGCTGCAAAAGCTGATAGCAAACGACGGAG gacctCCGTGTGCAGGATGAGCAGTAGGGAGAAGATGAACGTGCAGGACCAGTCTAAAGAGAGGAGGTCTGAAGGCCTGGAGctcagcgaggagagagagagcagccctg AAGGCTCCACTCTATCCAGTCCAGACACAGGGAGTGTCACCTCCACCGTCAGCCCTGCTGAAAAG CAGACTCCAGAGGAGAAGGATGTGGAGGAGCGGGACCAGGACAGAGCCAGTCGTACAGCCCGGGTCCAGCCCACCCCCCAGAGGAAAGACCCCCTGGCTGATAGTCCCAACAACACCAACCCAGACAGACGGAA GTTCCAGGCCCCTGTAAGAGACGAGGAGTCTGAGTCTCAGAGGAAAGCACGATCACGCCTCATGCGCCAGTCTCGCCGCTCCACACAG GGTGTGACGCTCACTGACTTGAAGGAGGCAGAGAAGAGCGTAGCCAAGCCAGCTGATCCACCGCCTAGCAACATCCTGCATGTCAGCCCTATAGTCACCATAACACCTGCTGAGAGAG ACACTGACCCAGTGAAGGAGGTCGGGTCCGAGGGAGAGACGCGGCTAGGAGTGAGGGACCGacggaagggaaggagagagagacgctcCACCGGGGTGGTTCAGCTAGGG aatGAACATTTGGATGCAATGGATGAAGCCCAACAGGATGAAAACCACCGTCATAGTTCACCCAG TGAGCCTCAGTTGGGAGATTCCTCACCAGACTACAAAATG CTGTACAGGTCGGTGCTGCAGGAGAACGGCCTGCTCAAAGACGAGCTGCAGGAGACGGCGTTGCTGCTCAGCCAGAGCAAAGTGGAGCTGGAGAGACTCCGACAG AGTCAAGAGAGCAGCACAGAGAGGCCGGCCTTGCTGGAACTGGCGAGATTT GAGAAGAGAGCACTCCAGagaaaagcagtggaactggagGATGAGCTGAAG GTGCTGGTGGATCTCCGAGCAGACAACCAGAGGCTAAAGGACGAGAATGCCGCTCTCAtccgtgtcatcagcaaactttcCAAATGA
- the LOC111961231 gene encoding protein phosphatase 1 regulatory subunit 12C isoform X1 — protein MGDTAKDKRQEQLKRWSGSSTDREPAVPRRRWRGDVEDAGCSEAVNNAVSKDHSQDVEGSGSTTGEANSLLLKRRRRVRFDTAAEFLAACASGDTDEAQEMLKDAKESEGKNGDYQGEVVNCANADGITALHQACIDGSMEVMVFLLAQGANINQVDSEGWTPLHVAATCGNLEITDFLLQQGASLTAVNCDGDVPLDIAEDEATESLLHQYTVRQGVDVEAAKRVEEEQIMKDARAWLTEGPPSELRHPKTGATPLHVAAAKGYLEAIKLLCQCGLDVSEMDCDGWTPLHAASHWGQGDACRILAEQLCDMEVCSNGGQTPFDVADESVVSLLEELSQKQANWRNEQSIMDRQNPAGSTAAKADSKRRRTSVCRMSSKEKMNVQDQSKERRSEGLELSEEKESSPESSTLSSPETESATSTVSPAEKQVPEEKDVEERDQDRASRTARVQPTPQRKDPLADSPNNTNPDRRKFQAPVRDEESESQRKARSRLMRQSRRSTQGVTLTDLKEAEKSVAKPADSPPSNILHVSPIVTITPTERDTDPVKEVGSEGETRLGVRDRRKGRRERRSTGVVQLGNEHLDAMDEAQQDENHRHSSPSEPQLGDSSPDYKMLYRSVLQENGLLKDELQETALLLSQSKVELERLRQSQESSTERPALLELARFEKRALQRKAVELEDELKVLVDLRADNQRLKDENAALIRVISKLSK, from the exons ATGGGGGACACAGCAAAGGATAAACGGCAAGAACAATTGAAGCGCTGGTCCGGTTCTAGCACCGACAGAGAACCGGCTGTGCCCAGGCGAAGGTGGCGGGGCGATGTCGAGGATGCAGGCTGCTCGGAGGCCGTAAACAACGCCGTTTCAAAGGACCATTCTCAGGATGTGGAGGGAAGCGGATCGACCACCGGGGAAGCCAATAGTCTTCTACTCAAACGAAG GAGGCGAGTGCGGTTTGATACTGCTGCAGAGTTCCTGGCAGCTTGTGCCAGTGGTGACACAGATGAGGCCCAAGAGATGCTGAAAGATGCAAAAGAGTCAGAAGGCAAGAATGGAGACTATCagggagaggttgtgaattgtgcCAATGCTGACGGAATCACAGCTCTTCACCAG GCTTGTATAGATGGCAGCATGGAGGTGATGGTCTTTCTCCTGGCTCAGGGTGCCAACATAAACCAGGTGGACAGTGAGGGCTGGACTCCGCTGCATGTGGCAGCCACCTGTGGGAACCTGGAGATCACTGA TTTCCTTTTGCAGCAGGGTGCGTCTCTCACTGCTGTGAACTGCGATGGCGACGTCCCCCTAGATATAGCTGAAGACGAGGCCACTGAGTCKCTCCTRCACCAATACACAGTGAGACAAG GTGTGGACGTGGAGGCAGCTAAGCGGGTGGAGGAGGAGCAGATCATGAAAGACGCCAGAGCCTGGCTGACAGAGGGGCCTCCCTCAGAACTACGGCACCCCAAAACTGGGGCCACTCCCCTGCACGTGGCTGCAGCCAAGGGCTACCTAGAAGCCATCAA ACTGCTATGCCAGTGTGGTCTGGACGTGTCAGAGATGGACTGTGATGGCTGGACGCCTCTCCACGCAGCGTCACACTGGGGGCAGGGAGATGCCTGCAGGATACTGGCTGAACAGCTCTGCGACATGGAGGTTTGCAGCAAtggg GGTCAGACTCCGTTTGATGTCGCTGATGAGAGTGTTGTGTCACTGCTGGAGGAGCTGTCACAGAAACAAGCCAAT TGGCGTAATGAGCAGTCCATCATGGACAGACAGAACCCTGCAGGCTCTACTGCTGCAAAAGCTGATAGCAAACGACGGAG gacctCGGTGTGCAGGATGAGCAGTAAGGAAAAGATGAACGTGCAGGACCAGTCTAAAGAGAGGAGGTCTGAAGGCCTGGAGCTCAgcgaggagaaagagagcagcCCTG AAAGCTCCACTCTATCCAGTCCAGAGACAGAGAGTGCCACCTCCACCGTCAGCCCTGCTGAGAAG CAGGTTCCAGAGGAGAAGGATGTGGAGGAGCGGGACCAGGACAGAGCCAGTCGTACAGCCCGGGTCCAGCCCACCCCCCAGAGGAAAGACCCCCTGGCTGATAGTCCCAACAACACCAACCCAGACAGACGGAA GTTCCAGGCCCCAGTAAGAGACGAGGAGTCTGAGTCTCAGAGGAAGGCACGATCACGCCTCATGCGCCAGTCTCGCCGCTCCACACAG GGTGTGACGCTCACTGACTTGAAGGAGGCAGAGAAGAGCGTAGCCAAACCGGCTGATTCACCACCTAGCAACATCCTGCATGTCAGCCCTATAGTCACCATAACACCTACTGAGAGAG ACACTGACCCAGTGAAGGAGGTCGGGTCCGAGGGAGAGACGCGGCTAGGAGTGAGGGACCGacggaagggaaggagagagagacgctcCACCGGGGTGGTTCAGCTAGGG aatGAACATTTGGATGCAATGGATGAAGCCCAACAGGATGAAAACCACCGTCATAGTTCACCCAG TGAGCCTCAGTTGGGAGATTCCTCACCAGACTACAAAATG CTGTACAGGTCGGTGCTGCAGGAGAACGGCCTGCTCAAAGACGAGCTGCAGGAGACGGCGTTGCTGCTCAGCCAGAGCAAAGTGGAGCTGGAGAGACTCCGACAG AGTCAAGAGAGCAGCACAGAGAGGCCGGCCTTGCTGGAACTGGCGAGATTT GAGAAGAGAGCACTCCAGagaaaagcagtggaactggagGATGAGCTGAAG GTGCTGGTGGATCTCCGAGCAGACAACCAGAGGCTAAAGGACGAGAATGCCGCTCTCAtccgtgtcatcagcaaactttcCAAATGA
- the LOC111961231 gene encoding protein phosphatase 1 regulatory subunit 12C isoform X3, with the protein MGDTAKDKRQEQLKRWSGSSTDREPAVPRRRWRGDVEDAGCSEAVNNAVSKDHSQDVEGSGSTTGEANSLLLKRRRRVRFDTAAEFLAACASGDTDEAQEMLKDAKESEGKNGDYQGEVVNCANADGITALHQACIDGSMEVMVFLLAQGANINQVDSEGWTPLHVAATCGNLEITDFLLQQGASLTAVNCDGDVPLDIAEDEATESLLHQYTVRQGVDVEAAKRVEEEQIMKDARAWLTEGPPSELRHPKTGATPLHVAAAKGYLEAIKLLCQCGLDVSEMDCDGWTPLHAASHWGQGDACRILAEQLCDMEVCSNGGQTPFDVADESVVSLLEELSQKQANWRNEQSIMDRQNPAGSTAAKADSKRRRTSVCRMSSKEKMNVQDQSKERRSEGLELSEEKESSPESSTLSSPETESATSTVSPAEKVPEEKDVEERDQDRASRTARVQPTPQRKDPLADSPNNTNPDRRKFQAPVRDEESESQRKARSRLMRQSRRSTQGVTLTDLKEAEKSVAKPADSPPSNILHVSPIVTITPTERDTDPVKEVGSEGETRLGVRDRRKGRRERRSTGVVQLGNEHLDAMDEAQQDENHRHSSPSEPQLGDSSPDYKMLYRSVLQENGLLKDELQETALLLSQSKVELERLRQSQESSTERPALLELARFEKRALQRKAVELEDELKVLVDLRADNQRLKDENAALIRVISKLSK; encoded by the exons ATGGGGGACACAGCAAAGGATAAACGGCAAGAACAATTGAAGCGCTGGTCCGGTTCTAGCACCGACAGAGAACCGGCTGTGCCCAGGCGAAGGTGGCGGGGCGATGTCGAGGATGCAGGCTGCTCGGAGGCCGTAAACAACGCCGTTTCAAAGGACCATTCTCAGGATGTGGAGGGAAGCGGATCGACCACCGGGGAAGCCAATAGTCTTCTACTCAAACGAAG GAGGCGAGTGCGGTTTGATACTGCTGCAGAGTTCCTGGCAGCTTGTGCCAGTGGTGACACAGATGAGGCCCAAGAGATGCTGAAAGATGCAAAAGAGTCAGAAGGCAAGAATGGAGACTATCagggagaggttgtgaattgtgcCAATGCTGACGGAATCACAGCTCTTCACCAG GCTTGTATAGATGGCAGCATGGAGGTGATGGTCTTTCTCCTGGCTCAGGGTGCCAACATAAACCAGGTGGACAGTGAGGGCTGGACTCCGCTGCATGTGGCAGCCACCTGTGGGAACCTGGAGATCACTGA TTTCCTTTTGCAGCAGGGTGCGTCTCTCACTGCTGTGAACTGCGATGGCGACGTCCCCCTAGATATAGCTGAAGACGAGGCCACTGAGTCKCTCCTRCACCAATACACAGTGAGACAAG GTGTGGACGTGGAGGCAGCTAAGCGGGTGGAGGAGGAGCAGATCATGAAAGACGCCAGAGCCTGGCTGACAGAGGGGCCTCCCTCAGAACTACGGCACCCCAAAACTGGGGCCACTCCCCTGCACGTGGCTGCAGCCAAGGGCTACCTAGAAGCCATCAA ACTGCTATGCCAGTGTGGTCTGGACGTGTCAGAGATGGACTGTGATGGCTGGACGCCTCTCCACGCAGCGTCACACTGGGGGCAGGGAGATGCCTGCAGGATACTGGCTGAACAGCTCTGCGACATGGAGGTTTGCAGCAAtggg GGTCAGACTCCGTTTGATGTCGCTGATGAGAGTGTTGTGTCACTGCTGGAGGAGCTGTCACAGAAACAAGCCAAT TGGCGTAATGAGCAGTCCATCATGGACAGACAGAACCCTGCAGGCTCTACTGCTGCAAAAGCTGATAGCAAACGACGGAG gacctCGGTGTGCAGGATGAGCAGTAAGGAAAAGATGAACGTGCAGGACCAGTCTAAAGAGAGGAGGTCTGAAGGCCTGGAGCTCAgcgaggagaaagagagcagcCCTG AAAGCTCCACTCTATCCAGTCCAGAGACAGAGAGTGCCACCTCCACCGTCAGCCCTGCTGAGAAG GTTCCAGAGGAGAAGGATGTGGAGGAGCGGGACCAGGACAGAGCCAGTCGTACAGCCCGGGTCCAGCCCACCCCCCAGAGGAAAGACCCCCTGGCTGATAGTCCCAACAACACCAACCCAGACAGACGGAA GTTCCAGGCCCCAGTAAGAGACGAGGAGTCTGAGTCTCAGAGGAAGGCACGATCACGCCTCATGCGCCAGTCTCGCCGCTCCACACAG GGTGTGACGCTCACTGACTTGAAGGAGGCAGAGAAGAGCGTAGCCAAACCGGCTGATTCACCACCTAGCAACATCCTGCATGTCAGCCCTATAGTCACCATAACACCTACTGAGAGAG ACACTGACCCAGTGAAGGAGGTCGGGTCCGAGGGAGAGACGCGGCTAGGAGTGAGGGACCGacggaagggaaggagagagagacgctcCACCGGGGTGGTTCAGCTAGGG aatGAACATTTGGATGCAATGGATGAAGCCCAACAGGATGAAAACCACCGTCATAGTTCACCCAG TGAGCCTCAGTTGGGAGATTCCTCACCAGACTACAAAATG CTGTACAGGTCGGTGCTGCAGGAGAACGGCCTGCTCAAAGACGAGCTGCAGGAGACGGCGTTGCTGCTCAGCCAGAGCAAAGTGGAGCTGGAGAGACTCCGACAG AGTCAAGAGAGCAGCACAGAGAGGCCGGCCTTGCTGGAACTGGCGAGATTT GAGAAGAGAGCACTCCAGagaaaagcagtggaactggagGATGAGCTGAAG GTGCTGGTGGATCTCCGAGCAGACAACCAGAGGCTAAAGGACGAGAATGCCGCTCTCAtccgtgtcatcagcaaactttcCAAATGA
- the LOC111961231 gene encoding protein phosphatase 1 regulatory subunit 12C isoform X5, which yields MGDTAKDKRQEQLKRWSGSSTDREPAVPRRRWRGDVEDAGCSEAVNNAVSKDHSQDVEGSGSTTGEANSLLLKRRRRVRFDTAAEFLAACASGDTDEAQEMLKDAKESEGKNGDYQGEVVNCANADGITALHQACIDGSMEVMVFLLAQGANINQVDSEGWTPLHVAATCGNLEITDFLLQQGASLTAVNCDGDVPLDIAEDEATESLLHQYTVRQGVDVEAAKRVEEEQIMKDARAWLTEGPPSELRHPKTGATPLHVAAAKGYLEAIKLLCQCGLDVSEMDCDGWTPLHAASHWGQGDACRILAEQLCDMEVCSNGGQTPFDVADESVVSLLEELSQKQANWRNEQSIMDRQNPAGSTAAKADSKRRRTSVCRMSSKEKMNVQDQSKERRSEGLELSEEKESSPESSTLSSPETESATSTVSPAEKQVPEEKDVEERDQDRASRTARVQPTPQRKDPLADSPNNTNPDRRKFQAPVRDEESESQRKARSRLMRQSRRSTQGVTLTDLKEAEKSVAKPADSPPSNILHVSPIVTITPTERDTDPVKEVGSEGETRLGVRDRRKGRRERRSTGVVQLGNEHLDAMDEAQQDENHRHSSPSCTGRCCRRTACSKTSCRRRRCCSARAKWSWRDSDRVKRAAQRGRPCWNWRDLRREHSREKQWNWRMS from the exons ATGGGGGACACAGCAAAGGATAAACGGCAAGAACAATTGAAGCGCTGGTCCGGTTCTAGCACCGACAGAGAACCGGCTGTGCCCAGGCGAAGGTGGCGGGGCGATGTCGAGGATGCAGGCTGCTCGGAGGCCGTAAACAACGCCGTTTCAAAGGACCATTCTCAGGATGTGGAGGGAAGCGGATCGACCACCGGGGAAGCCAATAGTCTTCTACTCAAACGAAG GAGGCGAGTGCGGTTTGATACTGCTGCAGAGTTCCTGGCAGCTTGTGCCAGTGGTGACACAGATGAGGCCCAAGAGATGCTGAAAGATGCAAAAGAGTCAGAAGGCAAGAATGGAGACTATCagggagaggttgtgaattgtgcCAATGCTGACGGAATCACAGCTCTTCACCAG GCTTGTATAGATGGCAGCATGGAGGTGATGGTCTTTCTCCTGGCTCAGGGTGCCAACATAAACCAGGTGGACAGTGAGGGCTGGACTCCGCTGCATGTGGCAGCCACCTGTGGGAACCTGGAGATCACTGA TTTCCTTTTGCAGCAGGGTGCGTCTCTCACTGCTGTGAACTGCGATGGCGACGTCCCCCTAGATATAGCTGAAGACGAGGCCACTGAGTCKCTCCTRCACCAATACACAGTGAGACAAG GTGTGGACGTGGAGGCAGCTAAGCGGGTGGAGGAGGAGCAGATCATGAAAGACGCCAGAGCCTGGCTGACAGAGGGGCCTCCCTCAGAACTACGGCACCCCAAAACTGGGGCCACTCCCCTGCACGTGGCTGCAGCCAAGGGCTACCTAGAAGCCATCAA ACTGCTATGCCAGTGTGGTCTGGACGTGTCAGAGATGGACTGTGATGGCTGGACGCCTCTCCACGCAGCGTCACACTGGGGGCAGGGAGATGCCTGCAGGATACTGGCTGAACAGCTCTGCGACATGGAGGTTTGCAGCAAtggg GGTCAGACTCCGTTTGATGTCGCTGATGAGAGTGTTGTGTCACTGCTGGAGGAGCTGTCACAGAAACAAGCCAAT TGGCGTAATGAGCAGTCCATCATGGACAGACAGAACCCTGCAGGCTCTACTGCTGCAAAAGCTGATAGCAAACGACGGAG gacctCGGTGTGCAGGATGAGCAGTAAGGAAAAGATGAACGTGCAGGACCAGTCTAAAGAGAGGAGGTCTGAAGGCCTGGAGCTCAgcgaggagaaagagagcagcCCTG AAAGCTCCACTCTATCCAGTCCAGAGACAGAGAGTGCCACCTCCACCGTCAGCCCTGCTGAGAAG CAGGTTCCAGAGGAGAAGGATGTGGAGGAGCGGGACCAGGACAGAGCCAGTCGTACAGCCCGGGTCCAGCCCACCCCCCAGAGGAAAGACCCCCTGGCTGATAGTCCCAACAACACCAACCCAGACAGACGGAA GTTCCAGGCCCCAGTAAGAGACGAGGAGTCTGAGTCTCAGAGGAAGGCACGATCACGCCTCATGCGCCAGTCTCGCCGCTCCACACAG GGTGTGACGCTCACTGACTTGAAGGAGGCAGAGAAGAGCGTAGCCAAACCGGCTGATTCACCACCTAGCAACATCCTGCATGTCAGCCCTATAGTCACCATAACACCTACTGAGAGAG ACACTGACCCAGTGAAGGAGGTCGGGTCCGAGGGAGAGACGCGGCTAGGAGTGAGGGACCGacggaagggaaggagagagagacgctcCACCGGGGTGGTTCAGCTAGGG aatGAACATTTGGATGCAATGGATGAAGCCCAACAGGATGAAAACCACCGTCATAGTTCACCCAG CTGTACAGGTCGGTGCTGCAGGAGAACGGCCTGCTCAAAGACGAGCTGCAGGAGACGGCGTTGCTGCTCAGCCAGAGCAAAGTGGAGCTGGAGAGACTCCGACAG AGTCAAGAGAGCAGCACAGAGAGGCCGGCCTTGCTGGAACTGGCGAGATTT GAGAAGAGAGCACTCCAGagaaaagcagtggaactggagGATGAGCTGA